A genomic segment from Methanoplanus limicola DSM 2279 encodes:
- a CDS encoding helix-turn-helix domain-containing protein has product MFSRKIFHYDFKTVLEDELKRTGMSIKDLSEKAGIPSATIYKITSGERDPRFSTIKAICAAFEPSGGEFVAVIGAKFLLDDIETKSISAAGKEYRIKGYPSYSLEECIVSAVKAEKDGAGGIVCAPVLASLVERIVDIPVVIMKPGNKAMTDSIKSLEKRLE; this is encoded by the coding sequence ATGTTTTCCAGAAAAATCTTTCACTATGACTTTAAGACTGTCCTCGAAGATGAGCTGAAGAGAACAGGAATGTCAATAAAGGATCTCTCTGAGAAGGCAGGCATCCCTTCTGCAACAATATATAAGATCACATCAGGAGAGCGTGATCCGAGATTCTCAACTATTAAGGCGATATGTGCAGCATTTGAACCGTCGGGCGGGGAGTTTGTGGCAGTTATCGGTGCAAAATTTCTCCTTGATGATATTGAGACGAAAAGCATCAGTGCTGCAGGAAAGGAGTACAGGATAAAGGGTTATCCGTCATATTCACTGGAAGAGTGCATTGTATCTGCCGTTAAAGCTGAAAAAGACGGTGCAGGCGGGATTGTCTGTGCCCCGGTCCTCGCCTCTCTTGTTGAGAGGATAGTTGATATTCCGGTTGTGATTATGAAACCCGGAAACAAGGCGATGACTGATTCGATAAAGTCGCTTGAAAAAAGGCTTGAGTGA
- a CDS encoding methyl-accepting chemotaxis protein, whose amino-acid sequence MKFEGLRELLDADEMAEIKLETLAYQYNERLKEQALVNGISAILFDRNLERESILRKVVDMIPPGWQYPEITVARFRYKDIDIKSPGYRETPWIQSVEFTDSDGISGTLDVLYLEERAEDYEGPFLKEERNLINVIGSLLPASMNIFNQKDANARVIEDILYISNNIRSGDIRGRIDTSWHKGELKEVVSGINDVLDEYGFFFKELMKVFNSYSECDFSVVMDRGNKFRGDFLLLKNSVNKAGEEIGRAVNEIGRISREFERNNFLARVDENLEFKGDMLHIKNSLNIVGESFSGVVTDVSESVSKIDSNCSEVSRGADDVYKTSEKVASSCSGAAELTGKLYGRIEDINSRISDLSASNEEIASTSNEVYKKTSLVVETGRRAQTAGDLSRDKMNSVGAISKESVNGINSLSEQIKEVSDVIRLINDITGQINLLALNAAIEAARAGEHGRGFAVVAGEVKNLAAEARAATDNIEKVVSVVQSSGEKTVSLIKKANEEIYDSIDCVNEAIDGLNNIIRSAGEVNGDISNIVRAIEDQADIANNIVRDTDEGTSITKEVNDVMDELATLAEETSASIEEIGSAIHEVKDLTGFLNKSMERYIV is encoded by the coding sequence ATGAAATTTGAAGGGCTCAGAGAGTTACTTGATGCGGATGAGATGGCTGAGATAAAACTTGAAACGCTTGCGTATCAGTATAACGAGAGATTAAAGGAACAGGCTCTTGTAAACGGAATATCTGCCATACTTTTTGACAGAAACCTTGAACGGGAATCTATTCTCAGAAAAGTGGTTGATATGATCCCGCCGGGATGGCAGTATCCTGAAATTACGGTTGCAAGATTCCGGTATAAGGATATTGATATCAAAAGTCCGGGCTACAGGGAAACACCCTGGATACAGAGTGTTGAATTTACCGACTCTGACGGTATATCCGGGACTCTTGATGTACTGTATCTTGAAGAGAGGGCTGAAGATTATGAAGGGCCTTTTTTAAAAGAGGAGAGAAACCTCATTAATGTAATCGGGAGTCTTCTTCCGGCATCAATGAACATTTTCAATCAAAAGGATGCCAATGCACGTGTAATTGAGGATATCCTGTATATCAGCAATAATATCAGGTCGGGGGACATCAGGGGAAGAATTGATACTTCGTGGCATAAAGGCGAACTGAAAGAGGTAGTCTCCGGAATCAATGATGTTCTTGATGAGTACGGGTTTTTCTTTAAAGAACTTATGAAGGTATTCAATAGTTATTCTGAGTGTGATTTCAGTGTGGTCATGGACCGGGGGAATAAATTTCGTGGAGATTTTCTGCTGCTTAAAAACAGTGTTAACAAAGCCGGAGAAGAGATTGGCAGGGCAGTCAATGAGATCGGAAGAATATCCCGTGAATTTGAGAGAAATAATTTTCTGGCAAGAGTAGATGAAAATCTTGAATTTAAGGGAGATATGCTTCATATTAAGAACAGCCTCAACATTGTCGGGGAGTCCTTCTCGGGAGTTGTCACTGATGTCTCTGAATCTGTCTCAAAGATTGATTCAAACTGCTCTGAGGTGAGCAGAGGGGCAGATGATGTCTATAAAACCTCTGAGAAGGTGGCTTCATCATGTTCCGGTGCTGCTGAACTTACAGGTAAACTGTATGGGAGAATTGAGGATATCAACAGCAGGATATCTGACCTGTCAGCATCAAACGAAGAGATCGCCTCAACTTCAAATGAGGTATATAAAAAGACAAGTCTCGTTGTTGAAACCGGCAGGAGGGCACAGACCGCAGGTGATCTCTCCAGAGATAAAATGAATAGTGTTGGAGCTATATCAAAGGAGAGTGTAAATGGGATTAATTCACTTTCTGAGCAGATTAAGGAAGTATCAGATGTCATCAGGCTGATAAATGATATCACAGGTCAGATCAATCTTCTTGCTCTCAATGCAGCTATTGAGGCTGCAAGGGCCGGTGAACACGGGAGGGGTTTTGCAGTAGTTGCCGGGGAGGTGAAAAACCTCGCCGCTGAAGCGAGGGCTGCAACCGATAATATCGAAAAAGTAGTCTCGGTTGTTCAGTCTTCGGGTGAGAAGACGGTATCGTTAATCAAAAAGGCCAATGAAGAGATATATGATAGTATTGATTGTGTGAATGAGGCGATTGACGGACTGAATAATATAATCCGGAGTGCCGGGGAGGTGAATGGCGACATTAGCAATATTGTGCGTGCGATTGAGGATCAGGCAGATATTGCAAATAATATTGTAAGGGATACTGATGAGGGGACATCTATTACAAAAGAAGTAAATGATGTTATGGATGAACTGGCAACCCTTGCAGAGGAGACCAGTGCTTCAATTGAGGAGATTGGGAGTGCAATTCATGAAGTGAAGGATCTGACCGGATTTCTGAATAAAAGCATGGAGAGATATATTGTCTGA
- a CDS encoding phosphoglycerate kinase, translating to MKFGTLNDLDTLKGTALLRVDFNSPIDPASGLILDDKRFREHSPTVKALEDAKCVILAHQSRPGKKDFTTLNAHAEKLGKLIGRNVEYIDDIFGRCARDIVNQMKAGDVLMLENIRFSAEENLKLSGPEAAQTHLVRRLSAMGDYFVNDAFGTAHRSQPSIVGLPFAMKSVAGTLMEKEVKTLSRVFTDAPSPVTFVLGGTKVDDSLDVAKNVLDSGIADQVMAVGVVANVFLFAKGINVGDPAMDLIRKLGYTSEIEKAKEILSAHGDKVIIPDNVAVREDGARVEYPVNRLPGDLPVLDLGIDSLAEFTGIIKESGTVVFNGPAGVFEEEIFSTGTFELLRASAEAEFSVVGGGHTAVVVESLGINDKFSHISTGGGACIEFLTGKKLPAVAALEESWQIFGNKA from the coding sequence ATGAAATTCGGTACATTAAATGATCTTGATACACTCAAAGGAACGGCACTTCTCCGTGTGGACTTCAATTCTCCAATAGATCCGGCCTCCGGCCTGATTCTTGATGATAAAAGGTTCAGAGAGCATTCCCCGACTGTAAAGGCACTTGAGGATGCAAAATGTGTAATTCTCGCACACCAGAGCAGACCTGGCAAAAAGGATTTTACAACCCTGAATGCCCATGCTGAAAAGCTTGGGAAGCTGATCGGCAGGAATGTGGAGTATATTGATGACATATTCGGCCGGTGCGCAAGAGATATTGTAAACCAAATGAAGGCCGGAGATGTTCTCATGCTTGAAAATATCAGGTTCAGTGCTGAAGAGAACCTCAAACTCTCAGGCCCGGAGGCCGCACAGACTCATCTTGTAAGGCGCCTCTCTGCGATGGGTGACTATTTTGTAAATGATGCGTTTGGGACTGCGCACAGGTCGCAGCCCTCAATTGTCGGACTTCCGTTTGCGATGAAGTCTGTTGCCGGAACTCTGATGGAGAAAGAAGTTAAGACTCTTTCAAGAGTATTTACAGATGCGCCATCTCCTGTAACCTTCGTCCTTGGCGGGACAAAGGTGGATGACTCACTCGATGTCGCGAAAAATGTCCTTGATTCAGGAATTGCTGATCAGGTCATGGCTGTCGGCGTTGTTGCAAATGTCTTCTTATTTGCAAAAGGGATTAATGTCGGAGATCCCGCAATGGATCTTATACGAAAACTCGGTTATACATCAGAGATTGAGAAGGCGAAGGAGATACTCTCTGCACATGGAGATAAGGTCATAATCCCGGATAATGTGGCAGTCCGGGAAGACGGTGCAAGAGTCGAATATCCGGTAAACCGTCTCCCCGGAGATCTGCCGGTTCTTGATCTCGGCATAGATTCACTTGCGGAGTTTACCGGAATTATAAAAGAATCCGGCACCGTTGTATTCAACGGCCCTGCCGGAGTTTTTGAGGAGGAGATCTTCTCAACCGGAACTTTTGAACTGCTGAGGGCATCTGCCGAGGCGGAGTTTTCGGTTGTCGGCGGGGGCCATACCGCGGTTGTTGTTGAATCGCTTGGAATAAATGATAAATTCAGTCATATCTCAACCGGAGGCGGGGCCTGTATTGAGTTTTTAACCGGAAAAAAACTGCCTGCGGTTGCTGCCCTTGAGGAGTCCTGGCAGATATTCGGGAATAAGGCCTGA
- a CDS encoding class I SAM-dependent methyltransferase, which produces MDDSFFFSIFEGLPRQGPGDDRCTAKAFALAKPLPENPEILDIGSGSGMQTIALAKLCSKCTITAIDIYQPFLDELKKRAEKEGFEKRINTIRTSMEELDFDKETFDLLWAEGSIFILGVEEAISKWKSLIRKGGKIAFSEAVWLTDKRSDEAEEFWLTEYPGMKNEAEICRILESAGFTNIKKFRLPDSAWLENYYIPLEKKVMKLKEGKHSREEEEILDFTLTEIEIFRKFSGEYGYVFFIAEKKE; this is translated from the coding sequence ATGGATGATTCATTTTTCTTCAGCATATTTGAAGGCCTGCCCCGGCAGGGTCCGGGAGATGACAGGTGCACGGCAAAAGCTTTTGCACTCGCAAAACCTCTTCCGGAAAATCCTGAAATTCTCGACATTGGCTCCGGGAGCGGCATGCAGACCATTGCCCTTGCAAAACTGTGCAGTAAATGCACGATTACTGCCATTGATATTTATCAGCCTTTCCTTGATGAACTGAAAAAAAGAGCTGAGAAGGAGGGCTTTGAAAAGAGAATAAATACAATTCGCACCTCAATGGAGGAACTGGACTTTGATAAAGAGACTTTTGACCTCCTTTGGGCTGAAGGGTCAATCTTTATACTCGGAGTTGAGGAGGCAATCAGTAAATGGAAAAGTCTCATCAGAAAAGGAGGTAAAATTGCATTCTCTGAGGCTGTATGGCTCACGGATAAAAGATCAGATGAAGCCGAGGAGTTTTGGCTGACAGAATATCCGGGTATGAAAAATGAAGCTGAGATCTGCCGGATTCTTGAATCAGCCGGATTTACAAATATAAAGAAATTCAGGCTGCCGGATTCTGCATGGCTGGAGAATTACTACATTCCGCTTGAGAAGAAAGTGATGAAACTTAAGGAAGGAAAACACAGCAGAGAGGAAGAAGAGATACTTGACTTCACATTAACCGAAATAGAAATATTCAGGAAATTCAGTGGTGAATACGGATATGTATTCTTTATTGCAGAGAAAAAAGAGTGA
- a CDS encoding flavodoxin family protein, producing MKVVMFNGSPRRKGNTGILLKEVEKILNDEGIETEIVHIAGKKFHGCTACMKCFENQDCRCVFDDDFVNKCIEKMIDADGIIIGSPTYFADVTAETKALIDRAGFVGTANGGLYRRKVGAAVVAVRRAGAVHAYDTINHFFGISSMFTVGSSYWNLGIGLDEGDVLKDEEGLLTMQELGKNMAWILKKISSDGKTEQENI from the coding sequence ATGAAGGTTGTAATGTTTAACGGAAGTCCGAGAAGGAAGGGCAATACCGGGATTTTGCTAAAAGAGGTTGAAAAGATCCTTAATGATGAAGGGATAGAGACTGAAATCGTGCACATTGCCGGAAAGAAATTTCACGGATGCACGGCCTGTATGAAATGCTTTGAGAACCAGGACTGCCGATGTGTCTTTGATGACGATTTTGTCAATAAATGTATCGAAAAGATGATTGATGCAGACGGTATAATTATCGGATCACCCACATATTTTGCCGACGTGACGGCAGAGACAAAGGCACTTATTGACAGGGCCGGTTTTGTCGGCACGGCGAACGGAGGGCTTTACAGGAGAAAAGTGGGCGCTGCCGTAGTTGCTGTCAGGAGGGCAGGGGCTGTGCACGCCTATGATACAATAAACCACTTCTTCGGGATAAGCAGTATGTTCACTGTCGGATCTTCATACTGGAACCTTGGAATCGGGCTTGATGAAGGGGATGTACTGAAGGACGAGGAAGGGCTTTTAACCATGCAGGAACTTGGAAAGAATATGGCCTGGATTCTGAAGAAGATCAGTTCAGACGGAAAAACAGAACAGGAAAATATCTGA
- a CDS encoding YqhA family protein: protein MSENTGDKISDKKEQSSVENIFEKFLWSLRYVVILGVIFSALSAIVLFVIGSKEILDIIIESVSITSGHVSHEYILVGLIGAIDFYLIGLVLLIFSFGTYELFISELDIARKCGGFTSILEVKNLDDLKNKILKVIIMVLIVNFFQKILSMEMGDAMDMLSMAVSICLICIGVYFLGKHNY, encoded by the coding sequence ATGAGTGAAAATACCGGAGATAAAATATCAGATAAAAAAGAGCAGAGTTCAGTTGAAAATATCTTTGAAAAATTCCTCTGGAGCCTCAGGTATGTTGTAATTTTAGGGGTGATATTCAGCGCACTCAGTGCAATTGTGCTCTTTGTAATAGGGTCAAAAGAGATACTTGACATAATTATTGAAAGCGTTTCGATCACTTCCGGCCATGTCAGCCATGAATATATCCTCGTCGGACTTATAGGTGCGATTGACTTTTACCTGATAGGGCTCGTACTGCTGATATTCAGTTTTGGTACATATGAGCTGTTTATATCTGAACTTGATATTGCGAGGAAATGCGGTGGATTTACAAGCATTCTTGAGGTGAAAAATCTTGACGACCTCAAAAACAAGATTCTGAAGGTTATAATCATGGTTCTGATCGTCAATTTCTTCCAGAAAATCCTGTCTATGGAGATGGGAGATGCCATGGATATGCTAAGCATGGCAGTATCAATATGTTTGATCTGTATTGGTGTCTATTTCCTCGGGAAGCATAATTACTGA
- a CDS encoding YkgJ family cysteine cluster protein codes for MSFYCQQCGECCSCLGLVLTIIEQTGEYEFRIKNEYTNEEHYVTVDEDKRHLFPDRSIFDKEPYACPFLREDPENNRVCCTVHATRTDMCKSYSCWRILILDKNGNRAGRVMENRYFSAETNELEKFREEEIKDITEPDTDKWDRIIIDKLRKAGYTIHK; via the coding sequence ATGTCATTTTACTGCCAGCAGTGCGGGGAGTGCTGCTCATGCCTCGGCCTTGTTCTGACAATTATTGAGCAGACCGGAGAATATGAATTCAGAATAAAGAATGAATACACAAACGAGGAGCACTATGTGACTGTTGATGAGGACAAGAGGCATCTCTTTCCAGACAGAAGCATATTTGACAAAGAACCTTACGCCTGCCCTTTTCTCAGGGAAGACCCGGAGAACAACCGTGTCTGCTGCACAGTCCATGCAACAAGGACAGATATGTGCAAAAGCTACTCCTGCTGGAGGATTCTGATACTTGACAAAAACGGAAACCGGGCCGGCAGGGTGATGGAAAACCGTTACTTCTCGGCAGAAACCAATGAGCTTGAAAAATTCCGGGAAGAAGAAATTAAAGATATAACAGAACCTGATACAGACAAATGGGACCGGATTATCATTGATAAGCTAAGGAAGGCCGGTTATACCATACATAAATAA
- a CDS encoding MFS transporter: MSNNNSSERNLRIKKAYIVIFLFGIVAMFGDVIYEGARSVTGPYLYILGGSALVVGFVAGIGEFSGYAMRLLSGFVADSTRHYWALVFLGYGMLIAVPILAFAGSWEIAAILFIFERMGKGIRAPAKDAILSNITVDVGRGWGFGIHEALDQIGAVLGPLIFAAAFIFRGDYRSGFALLIIPFILMIMTLILVRARLPEPVEFELDSGAENKNPSIKALIPYGIFTALTIGGFVAFPLIAFHMSSTGVVPDAEIPLFYAIAMGVDAVVALAVGRLYDKKGLIAMIGMPVIGIIIPFAAFSSSYTAIIISAVLWGAVMGIQETVLRAAVADYTHISRRGTAYGIFNTVYGFSWLIGSIIIGWAYSASVEILISYVVIMQLLSLPVFVWAKRGMEKSRMSGINE; the protein is encoded by the coding sequence ATGAGTAATAATAATTCATCTGAAAGGAATTTGCGTATAAAAAAAGCCTACATTGTCATATTTCTGTTTGGCATTGTGGCAATGTTTGGCGATGTCATTTATGAAGGGGCACGCAGTGTTACAGGGCCATATCTGTACATCCTTGGCGGGAGTGCTCTTGTAGTAGGGTTTGTTGCAGGTATCGGGGAGTTCTCCGGATATGCCATGCGTCTTTTATCCGGATTTGTTGCTGACAGTACCAGGCATTACTGGGCACTGGTATTCCTCGGTTACGGCATGCTGATTGCCGTTCCTATTCTTGCCTTTGCCGGTTCATGGGAGATTGCCGCAATTCTCTTTATCTTTGAAAGAATGGGAAAGGGAATTCGTGCACCGGCAAAAGATGCAATACTCTCAAATATTACCGTAGATGTCGGACGAGGGTGGGGATTTGGAATTCATGAAGCACTCGATCAGATCGGTGCCGTTTTGGGTCCCCTGATATTTGCGGCTGCATTTATCTTCAGGGGAGATTACCGGAGCGGATTTGCCCTGCTCATAATTCCTTTCATACTTATGATTATGACACTTATTCTTGTTCGGGCCAGGCTGCCGGAACCGGTTGAATTTGAACTGGATTCCGGTGCTGAAAATAAGAACCCGTCAATTAAGGCACTTATTCCTTATGGTATATTTACGGCTCTGACAATCGGCGGTTTTGTCGCATTTCCTTTAATTGCTTTTCATATGAGCTCAACAGGTGTTGTGCCGGATGCAGAGATTCCTCTGTTTTATGCAATTGCAATGGGGGTTGATGCGGTTGTGGCACTTGCTGTCGGAAGATTATATGATAAAAAAGGCCTGATTGCCATGATTGGAATGCCGGTTATTGGAATAATCATTCCCTTTGCGGCTTTTAGTTCCAGTTATACAGCTATTATAATATCAGCTGTTCTATGGGGTGCGGTGATGGGAATTCAGGAGACTGTTCTGAGAGCAGCAGTTGCCGACTATACACATATCTCCAGGAGGGGGACTGCATATGGTATTTTTAACACAGTATATGGTTTTTCATGGCTCATTGGGAGTATAATCATCGGGTGGGCGTATTCGGCATCAGTAGAGATTTTGATTTCATATGTTGTTATAATGCAGCTTTTATCCCTTCCTGTTTTTGTATGGGCCAAAAGAGGGATGGAGAAGAGCAGAATGTCAGGAATAAATGAATAA
- a CDS encoding tetratricopeptide repeat protein, translating into MRYLSGNICLVCFLVFALFASGCITGAEDPDERFSEFMIKVNETGKHYDDMVGLDPENATAWCYRGMFYNDNFNRYEEAMESCNKALELNPEYGLAWYLKGIIFMNMNNSSAAQLCFENATKYDPDLKADIPVSSNSGSETSGSFYVIAADPGEST; encoded by the coding sequence ATGAGATATTTATCAGGAAATATCTGCCTTGTCTGTTTTCTGGTTTTTGCTCTCTTCGCCTCTGGTTGCATAACCGGAGCAGAAGACCCCGATGAACGGTTTTCTGAATTCATGATTAAAGTAAATGAAACCGGGAAACATTATGATGATATGGTTGGATTGGACCCTGAAAATGCAACTGCATGGTGCTACAGGGGGATGTTTTACAATGATAATTTCAACCGGTACGAAGAAGCAATGGAGAGCTGCAATAAAGCGCTTGAACTAAACCCGGAATACGGGCTTGCCTGGTACCTGAAGGGCATAATCTTCATGAACATGAACAACAGTTCTGCTGCACAGTTATGCTTTGAAAATGCCACTAAATATGATCCGGATCTTAAAGCTGACATTCCTGTAAGCAGTAATTCCGGTTCGGAAACCTCCGGCAGTTTCTATGTTATTGCCGCAGATCCGGGTGAGAGCACCTGA
- a CDS encoding ATP-binding protein produces MYTFLAIWVYYNEAGFELNDKFAANLELLTSSGEYNYAGYLLADSNGNSIKVAKYAGLDRVDLIENNEYGYCSLVKAAKYVLDKLELENPTFSRITYKKRINKRLWDHVAVREAIINALIHNDYSNGVPPKFEIFDDRLEITSAGGTILGINEDEFFDGFSNPRNQELMRIFKDLDMVEQLGSGMPRILKAYPKECFRFTQNFLRITFPMSPDAIKLLNAEDEAATKAVITDDASGSEKSSEKSSEYKIDHLIGLMSENPNITTYEIADELNISTRMVEKYLSQLKEKGIIVRIGGRKTGHWEVLE; encoded by the coding sequence GTGTACACTTTTTTAGCTATTTGGGTCTATTACAATGAGGCCGGCTTTGAACTGAATGACAAATTTGCAGCAAATCTTGAACTTCTGACCAGTTCCGGAGAGTACAATTATGCAGGCTATCTTCTTGCAGACAGCAACGGAAATTCGATAAAAGTTGCAAAATATGCCGGACTGGACAGGGTGGACCTTATTGAAAATAATGAGTACGGCTACTGCTCCCTTGTAAAAGCTGCAAAGTATGTGCTTGATAAACTTGAACTGGAAAACCCAACATTTTCCCGTATAACCTATAAAAAGCGGATTAATAAACGGTTGTGGGACCATGTTGCAGTTCGTGAGGCTATCATCAATGCACTGATTCACAATGACTATTCAAACGGAGTCCCGCCAAAGTTTGAGATATTTGATGACCGTCTGGAGATAACATCTGCCGGAGGAACAATTCTTGGAATTAATGAAGATGAGTTCTTCGATGGTTTTTCCAATCCAAGAAATCAGGAACTGATGCGTATCTTTAAAGACCTGGATATGGTTGAACAGCTTGGTTCAGGTATGCCCCGTATTCTGAAAGCATATCCAAAAGAATGTTTTAGATTTACCCAGAATTTTCTCAGAATAACATTCCCGATGAGTCCGGATGCTATAAAACTGTTAAATGCAGAGGACGAGGCTGCTACGAAAGCAGTTATTACTGATGATGCTTCCGGTTCGGAAAAGAGTTCGGAAAAGAGTTCGGAATATAAAATAGATCACTTAATCGGTTTAATGTCCGAAAATCCCAATATAACAACTTATGAGATTGCTGATGAACTGAATATTTCAACAAGAATGGTTGAAAAATATCTGTCACAGCTAAAAGAAAAGGGAATAATTGTAAGAATCGGAGGCAGAAAAACCGGTCACTGGGAGGTTTTGGAATGA
- a CDS encoding AlbA family DNA-binding domain-containing protein — MRESSRIEYKRQLNDNFEKEVVAFLNSREGGVIYIGIEDSGELYGVLDVDDVQLKIKDRLKNNIQPSVMGLFDVIHEVRDDKDIVRINIAGGPEKPYYLKKYGMTGKGCFMRVGSASEPMPQRMIDEFYSGRTRSSIGKIRSPRQDLTFEQLKIYYPFS, encoded by the coding sequence ATGAGAGAATCCAGTCGCATTGAATATAAACGGCAGTTAAATGACAACTTTGAAAAAGAGGTCGTTGCCTTTTTAAATTCCCGTGAAGGTGGAGTAATTTATATCGGGATAGAGGATTCCGGAGAGTTGTATGGAGTTTTAGATGTTGATGACGTCCAGCTTAAGATAAAAGACCGGCTTAAAAATAATATTCAGCCGTCAGTTATGGGTCTTTTTGATGTAATCCATGAGGTCAGGGATGATAAGGATATTGTCAGGATAAATATAGCCGGAGGTCCGGAAAAGCCGTATTATCTGAAAAAATACGGCATGACAGGTAAAGGCTGCTTTATGCGTGTCGGTTCTGCATCCGAACCAATGCCGCAGAGGATGATTGATGAGTTTTATTCCGGAAGGACCCGCAGCTCAATTGGAAAGATACGATCCCCCCGTCAGGACCTTACATTTGAACAGTTAAAGATCTATTACCCATTTAGCTAG
- a CDS encoding ATP-binding protein, whose product MALLTKIQVLEILNDWNYWQKGPEAFDEYLDRPKYQDKIKLFRDSGEIIVLSGIRRSGKSTLLKLEIKALSEIVDRKCLLYVNFEDLRLYNCDNEDILSLIFATYRENINPEGEVYLFLDEVQNVSGWEKWVYTLHELNQAKIYVTGSSSKMLSSDIATALSGRHLSIEVYPLTFAEYISFKGLNCGNLLDYTSKKIQINRLFNEYLEFGGFPKIATLRAELKHEDLISYFNTILVKDIAGRYNFDYNKLENLTYYLLSSDTKQNSINSISKALGYNYATVESYVNALKEAYMLFSIRNYDYSLKKQLKSDNKYYSVDTGFVNAVSFRFSENMGRLYENVVFNELKRRGYEIFFLNQNNSECDFIIKERNEITGAYQVCYDLNNNNLQREVGGVVMACKNFGLDKGYIITESRSELMSFDGIDIEVMAITQFLLF is encoded by the coding sequence ATGGCTCTGCTTACCAAGATTCAGGTTCTGGAGATCCTGAATGACTGGAATTACTGGCAAAAAGGTCCTGAGGCGTTTGATGAATATCTGGACCGGCCAAAATATCAGGATAAAATTAAACTTTTTCGTGATTCCGGTGAGATAATTGTACTTTCAGGTATCAGGAGAAGCGGGAAGTCAACACTACTTAAGCTGGAGATAAAGGCCCTCTCTGAAATTGTGGATAGGAAATGTCTCTTGTATGTGAATTTTGAGGATTTAAGGCTCTATAACTGTGATAATGAGGATATTTTATCTTTGATATTTGCTACATATCGTGAGAATATAAATCCTGAGGGAGAAGTTTACTTATTTCTGGATGAGGTTCAGAATGTTTCCGGTTGGGAAAAATGGGTCTATACTCTCCATGAATTAAATCAGGCAAAGATCTATGTTACAGGTTCATCATCAAAGATGCTTTCCAGTGATATTGCCACTGCACTGAGCGGCAGGCATCTTAGTATTGAGGTATATCCACTGACATTTGCAGAGTATATCTCTTTTAAAGGTTTAAACTGCGGTAACCTTCTTGACTACACTTCTAAAAAAATTCAGATAAACCGTTTATTTAATGAATATCTGGAGTTTGGCGGGTTTCCAAAGATTGCAACTTTGAGGGCTGAATTAAAGCACGAGGATCTAATCTCATATTTTAATACAATTCTGGTGAAGGATATTGCAGGAAGATATAATTTTGACTACAACAAACTTGAAAATCTCACTTATTACCTGCTCTCAAGTGACACTAAACAGAACAGTATTAACAGTATTTCAAAAGCATTAGGATATAATTACGCTACTGTTGAGAGTTATGTAAATGCACTAAAAGAAGCTTACATGCTCTTTAGTATCCGGAATTATGACTACTCTTTAAAGAAGCAGCTTAAATCCGATAATAAATACTACTCTGTCGATACCGGATTTGTAAATGCAGTCTCATTTAGGTTTTCTGAGAATATGGGGAGGCTTTATGAGAATGTGGTCTTTAATGAACTTAAACGGCGTGGATATGAGATATTTTTCCTGAATCAGAATAATTCAGAGTGTGATTTTATAATTAAGGAGAGGAATGAAATTACGGGAGCCTATCAGGTCTGCTATGATCTGAATAATAACAATCTGCAAAGGGAGGTTGGTGGTGTTGTCATGGCCTGCAAAAATTTCGGGCTTGATAAGGGTTATATCATCACAGAAAGTCGTAGTGAGCTTATGAGTTTTGATGGTATTGATATTGAGGTAATGGCTATTACGCAGTTTCTGCTTTTTTAG